Sequence from the Clostridium botulinum genome:
GGAGTATGGAATAATGAATAATTTTGAAGATTTTTTAATGGATAGTTTTGAGGACACACAAGAAATTGAAAGAGAAGTAACAATAGGTGGTAAGAAAAAGCTCATGAGATTTAGACCTATTTCTGCTGAAATGGGAGATATGATAAGAAAGAGAAATAGAAAAACTAAATTAATAAAAGGTCAAAGAATAATGGAAACAGATCAAGATAAATATGTATCTGATTTAATAATTGAAACAACGACTTGTCCAGATTTAAAAAATTCAGAGCTACAAGCTTCATGGGGAGTTCTTGGTGCTGAAGAGCTACTAAGTGCAATGAAATCTAAGATGAGAGATGGAGAATTTTCAGATTGGTCATCAATAGTAGGAGAAGTTAATGGCTATGATAAAAGTGTTAATGATTTAATTGAAGAAGCAAAAAACTAATTAAGGAGGGAGATGGTGAAGCATCATATGCTCACTATGCCCTCCATAAATTAAAAATACTACCTCATGAATTAATGAATTTATCTAGACAAGAAAAGGCGTTTATATATGCTTCAATAGATTTACACGTAGAAAAGGAAAAGAAAGAAGCAAATAGGATGAAGAGAAAAAGATAAAAAGAGAGGAGGTAATATTATGGCATCAATGGAAACAGGACTAATGGTAATGGATGGTATGGTGAATCAGCCCATGAGGCAACCAGTAATCCAAATGCAACAAATACAATTAATACAGCAACAAATATCATTAACGAATGTTTTACAAATAAATGTTCAAAAAGCAGCAGATGAACAAGATAAATTAAATCAAAATGTAAACAAAAGTACATCTAGTATGTCTGCTTTGGCGGCAAAGGCATCAGAGACATTTAAAAGCTTTTTTAATACGGAATCATTGAAAAAAGGAATAGAGACAGTTATAGGTGAAGCA
This genomic interval carries:
- a CDS encoding phage tail assembly chaperone, which produces MNNFEDFLMDSFEDTQEIEREVTIGGKKKLMRFRPISAEMGDMIRKRNRKTKLIKGQRIMETDQDKYVSDLIIETTTCPDLKNSELQASWGVLGAEELLSAMKSKMRDGEFSDWSSIVGEVNGYDKSVNDLIEEAKN